One Epinephelus lanceolatus isolate andai-2023 chromosome 10, ASM4190304v1, whole genome shotgun sequence genomic region harbors:
- the zbtb7b gene encoding zinc finger and BTB domain-containing protein 7B isoform X1, producing MISADLRAKDQRGGERAGGRRKQAPIFSWVYGLEVAMSPGEDGLIGIPFPEHSNELLSHLNDQRRSGLLCDLTLTSRGARYPTHRSVMAAVSLYFRRLFGTEEGGGEGGGGFSVCQLDCVAPDALDALLEFAYTATLTIPSSGMRDVLRGAQLLGIQCVADACRDILGEKAEVEPAEEQRAQHMATDRMAGGDSMVERGSRRKTDRKKVKKVGPHHINSSVLNPPPASPVSHPSPASDGFRSLPSTQPPSPEQEELRLKAGQNGDPRVIRNPERGATLNGGQLHWLHERPRIAQPPPVPPLSDKLSEDEEGFGDDSMLMESTSIPTSVADRGAVASTVGGGRKRKSQTPQQCPVCQKIIHGAGKLPRHMRTHTGEKPFQCSACGVRFTRNDKLKIHMRKHTGERPYPCPHCSARFLHSYDLKNHLSLHSGARPFECPLCHKAFAREDHLQRHRKGHSCLELRPRRPRRGAELGEDGRGDGGVREQSNPLDALSLQAHASAFLPHTLLDGGSGSGAGPQMMFPGDVERERSLALQALAHLRPHRLTGYPELFLRSLELRAGREAEGEDPGGTNSPVTQRDRWADEAEEEIGEEEAEEEE from the exons ATGATCTCTGCTGACCTCCGAGCAAAGGACCAAAGAGGAGGGGAACGAGCGGGAGGCAGAAGAAAGCAGGCACCCATCTTCTCCTGGGTTTATGGACTGGAG GTGGCAATGTCTCCAGGCGAGGACGGTCTGATTGGGATCCCCTTCCCGGAGCACAGCAACGAGCTCTTATCACACCTAAATGACCAGAGAAGGTCAGGACTCCTCTGtgacctcactctgacatcccGTGGGGCACGCTACCCGACTCACCGCTCCGTCATGGCTGCCGTCAGTCTCTACTTCCGTCGGCTGTTCGggacagaggaggggggaggtgaGGGCGGGGGAGGTTTCAGCGTGTGCCAGCTGGACTGCGTGGCCCCCGACGCCCTGGACGCCCTGCTGGAGTTCGCCTACACTGCCACTCTGACCATCCCCAGCTCCGGGATGAGAGATGTGCTGCGAGGGGCTCAGCTCCTGGGCATCCAGTGTGTGGCTGACGCGTGCAGAGACATCCTGGGGGAGAAAGCGGAGGTGGAGCcggcagaggagcagagagccCAGCACATGGCTACTGACAGGATGGCGGGGGGCGATAGTATGGTGGAGAGAGGGTCTCGAAGAAAAACGGACAGAAAGAAGGTGAAAAAAGTGGGTCCGCATCATATCAACTCCTCGGTTTTGAACCCACCGCCTGCGTCTCCTGTCTCGCACCCTTCACCTGCATCCGACGGCTTCCGCTCCCTGCCGTCCACCCAGCCTCCCAGCCCCGAACAGGAGGAGCTTCGCCTCAAAGCCGGGCAGAACGGAGATCCCAGGGTGATCAGAAATCCAGAGAGAGGGGCCACACTAAATGGCGGGCAGCTTCACTGGCTGCACGAGCGCCCCCGTATAGCCCAGCCGCCTCCTGTCCCACCCTTGagtgacaagctgtcagagGACGAGGAGGGTTTTGGGGATGACAGTATGCTGATGGAAAGCACCTCCATACCTACCTCTGTAGCTGATAGAGGAGCGGTGGCGTCCACAGTTGGAggtgggaggaagaggaagtctcAGACGCCCCAGCAGTGCCCCGTTTGTCAGAAGATCATCCATGGAGCAGGGAAGCTGCCCCgacacatgaggacacacacaggagagaagcccTTTCAGTGCTCGGCATGTGGAGTCCGTTTCACCCG GAATGATAAGTTGAAGATTCACATGAGGAAACACACAGGCGAGCGTCCTTACCCCTGCCCGCACTGCTCTGCCCGCTTTCTGCACTCATACGACCTCAAAAACCACCTGTCCCTCCACAGTGGGGCGAGGCCCTTCGAGTGCCCGCTCTGCCACAAGGCCTTTGCCCGAGAGGACCACCTCCAGCGTCACCGCAAGGGACACAGCTGCCTGGAGCTGCGGCCACGCCGGCCCAGACGTGGGGCAGAGCTTGGGGAGGATGGGAGAGGGGACGGAGGCGTGAGGGAGCAGTCCAACCCTCTGGATGCTTTGTCCTTACAGGCCCACGCCTCAGCATTCCTCCCTCACACATTGCTAGATGGTGGGAGTGGATCCGGCGCCGGGCCCCAGATGATGTTTCCAGGTGACGTCGAGAGGGAGCGGTCTCTCGCCCTTCAGGCTCTGGCTCATCTCAGGCCTCACAGGCTGACTGGCTACCCTGAGCTCTTCCTGCGAAGCCTGGAGCTGCGAGCAGGCAGAGAGGCCGAGGGAGAAGATCCAGGCGGAACCAACTCGCCGGTTACGCAGCGTGACCGATGGGCTGACGAAGCTGAAGAGGAAATTGGTGAAGAggaagcagaggaagaggaataG
- the zbtb7b gene encoding zinc finger and BTB domain-containing protein 7B isoform X2: protein MDAMRHTLPRLQLTVPMPMKTGKVAMSPGEDGLIGIPFPEHSNELLSHLNDQRRSGLLCDLTLTSRGARYPTHRSVMAAVSLYFRRLFGTEEGGGEGGGGFSVCQLDCVAPDALDALLEFAYTATLTIPSSGMRDVLRGAQLLGIQCVADACRDILGEKAEVEPAEEQRAQHMATDRMAGGDSMVERGSRRKTDRKKVKKVGPHHINSSVLNPPPASPVSHPSPASDGFRSLPSTQPPSPEQEELRLKAGQNGDPRVIRNPERGATLNGGQLHWLHERPRIAQPPPVPPLSDKLSEDEEGFGDDSMLMESTSIPTSVADRGAVASTVGGGRKRKSQTPQQCPVCQKIIHGAGKLPRHMRTHTGEKPFQCSACGVRFTRNDKLKIHMRKHTGERPYPCPHCSARFLHSYDLKNHLSLHSGARPFECPLCHKAFAREDHLQRHRKGHSCLELRPRRPRRGAELGEDGRGDGGVREQSNPLDALSLQAHASAFLPHTLLDGGSGSGAGPQMMFPGDVERERSLALQALAHLRPHRLTGYPELFLRSLELRAGREAEGEDPGGTNSPVTQRDRWADEAEEEIGEEEAEEEE from the exons ATGGATGCCATGAGACACACGCTGCCTCGTCTCCAGCTGACTGTGCCAATGCCCATGAAGACGGGGAAG GTGGCAATGTCTCCAGGCGAGGACGGTCTGATTGGGATCCCCTTCCCGGAGCACAGCAACGAGCTCTTATCACACCTAAATGACCAGAGAAGGTCAGGACTCCTCTGtgacctcactctgacatcccGTGGGGCACGCTACCCGACTCACCGCTCCGTCATGGCTGCCGTCAGTCTCTACTTCCGTCGGCTGTTCGggacagaggaggggggaggtgaGGGCGGGGGAGGTTTCAGCGTGTGCCAGCTGGACTGCGTGGCCCCCGACGCCCTGGACGCCCTGCTGGAGTTCGCCTACACTGCCACTCTGACCATCCCCAGCTCCGGGATGAGAGATGTGCTGCGAGGGGCTCAGCTCCTGGGCATCCAGTGTGTGGCTGACGCGTGCAGAGACATCCTGGGGGAGAAAGCGGAGGTGGAGCcggcagaggagcagagagccCAGCACATGGCTACTGACAGGATGGCGGGGGGCGATAGTATGGTGGAGAGAGGGTCTCGAAGAAAAACGGACAGAAAGAAGGTGAAAAAAGTGGGTCCGCATCATATCAACTCCTCGGTTTTGAACCCACCGCCTGCGTCTCCTGTCTCGCACCCTTCACCTGCATCCGACGGCTTCCGCTCCCTGCCGTCCACCCAGCCTCCCAGCCCCGAACAGGAGGAGCTTCGCCTCAAAGCCGGGCAGAACGGAGATCCCAGGGTGATCAGAAATCCAGAGAGAGGGGCCACACTAAATGGCGGGCAGCTTCACTGGCTGCACGAGCGCCCCCGTATAGCCCAGCCGCCTCCTGTCCCACCCTTGagtgacaagctgtcagagGACGAGGAGGGTTTTGGGGATGACAGTATGCTGATGGAAAGCACCTCCATACCTACCTCTGTAGCTGATAGAGGAGCGGTGGCGTCCACAGTTGGAggtgggaggaagaggaagtctcAGACGCCCCAGCAGTGCCCCGTTTGTCAGAAGATCATCCATGGAGCAGGGAAGCTGCCCCgacacatgaggacacacacaggagagaagcccTTTCAGTGCTCGGCATGTGGAGTCCGTTTCACCCG GAATGATAAGTTGAAGATTCACATGAGGAAACACACAGGCGAGCGTCCTTACCCCTGCCCGCACTGCTCTGCCCGCTTTCTGCACTCATACGACCTCAAAAACCACCTGTCCCTCCACAGTGGGGCGAGGCCCTTCGAGTGCCCGCTCTGCCACAAGGCCTTTGCCCGAGAGGACCACCTCCAGCGTCACCGCAAGGGACACAGCTGCCTGGAGCTGCGGCCACGCCGGCCCAGACGTGGGGCAGAGCTTGGGGAGGATGGGAGAGGGGACGGAGGCGTGAGGGAGCAGTCCAACCCTCTGGATGCTTTGTCCTTACAGGCCCACGCCTCAGCATTCCTCCCTCACACATTGCTAGATGGTGGGAGTGGATCCGGCGCCGGGCCCCAGATGATGTTTCCAGGTGACGTCGAGAGGGAGCGGTCTCTCGCCCTTCAGGCTCTGGCTCATCTCAGGCCTCACAGGCTGACTGGCTACCCTGAGCTCTTCCTGCGAAGCCTGGAGCTGCGAGCAGGCAGAGAGGCCGAGGGAGAAGATCCAGGCGGAACCAACTCGCCGGTTACGCAGCGTGACCGATGGGCTGACGAAGCTGAAGAGGAAATTGGTGAAGAggaagcagaggaagaggaataG